GCGCGGCCGTCGACGACCACGGTCTCGCCGGCGTGAGCCAGGGCGTGGACCGCGTCGACGGCCGCTGCGGGCGGCGGGTCGGCGTACAACGACACGTAGTGCTGGCCCGCGGGGTCGTGGCGGGCGTGCAGCTCCTCCCCCCGGGCAGTGAGCGCGGCGAGGTCTGGTGCGGTGAACACCACGGTCGGCACCTCGAAGCCGGCCTCGGCGGCGTACGCCTGCTCCAGCACCGCCTGCACCTTGGCCACCGAGCGGGCCGGGTGCGTCAGCCGGACGTTGCCGGTGTTGATGTAGGTCTCCACGTCGGTGCCGCCGGCCGCCTCCGTCGCGGCGCGGATCGCGTCCTTGGGGAACTTCCGCTTCGCGCCGAGGTTGATCGCGCGCAGGAAGGCGATGTAGGTGGGCATGCCGGGAGTATCCCCCCGAACCGGCGTGGGGTCAGCCGCGCTTGCACTGGCTGGGCGGCGTCACGACCGGGTCGAAGACGTGCTTGGGCGGCGTGATGTTCGCATCGTTCTGCGACTCCTTCATCGTCATCGCCCACCAGCCGGCCTTGCGGGTCTCGATGGCGGAGCGCGCGGCGGCGGGGACGTCGTTCCACATGTTCACGACGTCGACGCCGACCTCGATCAGGTGGCCGTGCGGCGTGACGACCGCGCCGGCCTCGATCTTGTCGAGCGCGGGAGGCACGGACGGGAAGAGACCGCGCGGCATCCCGGTGATCACCGTGCGCGCCGGCACGCCCACCGCGACGCCGTCGCCGGCGAGCCGGATCGCCCGGGCCGCGACGACCGGCCAGGTCGGGTCGAGGTCGGTCGGCAGGCCCCAGCTGCGGGACTCGTCGCCGGTGATGTCGGCCCAGCAGTCGGAGGCGTTGGGGCCCCAGACCTCGCTGTTGAAGTAGGTGCGGCCGGCGACGACGAGGTAGTCGACCTGCTGGCGGTTGCCGTCGATCGCGGAGTCCATCGAGAGCTCGCTGTAGCCGGTGGACGGGCTGTAGCGGCCGTCAAGGTCGAAGATCCGCTTGCCGCCGTTGTCCGGGTTCTTCGTCAGCAGCTGGCCGTGCCACTCGACGATGCCCATCTTGTCGACCTGGCCCTTGATCGCGTCGAGCTGCTCGTCCTCCAGCAGCACGCCCTCGGCGCCGTCGGTCGCGGCGGTCTCGCCCGATCCCCCGCACGCGGCGAGGGTGAGCAGGAGGCCCGCGCAGGCGGCGACGGCACGCCCTGCGGCTCGACGACGTGTCACTGGCCTTCCCCGATCAGGTCGGTGATGAGCTCCGTGCTCGATCTGGCTCGGAGCCTAGGTCCGGCACCGTCGCCTGTCAGCCGAATCCCGGATCCGATCGAGTGCGGCCCTCAACCGGCCATCCACCCGCGGGCGGCGCCGACCACGGCGTCGGTCAGGTCGTCGACCAGCGCGGAGCCGAGGCGCCAGTGCTGCCAGAACAGCGGCACCTCGGGCCGGCGGCCCGGCACGAGCTCGACGAGGTCGCCGCGGTCGAGCTCGTCGACGACGTCCGACTCGGGCAGCAGGCCCCACCCCATGCCGACCCGGATGGCCCGGTCGAACTCGCGCACCGACGGCACGTAGGTCACCGGCGGCGCGAGGTGGCGCCGCGTGACGCGGCGGATGAAGTCGTGCTGGAGCGAGTCGTTGCGGTCGAACGCCACGATCGGCGCCTCGCCCAGCGAGCCCGAGGCGACGCCGTCGGCGAAGTGGGCGGCGTGGAAGTCGCGGGTGGAGACGGCGGCGTAGCGGAGCCGGCCCAGGCGCACCACCCGGCAGCCCGGCACCGGCTTGGGCTCACCGGTGATCGCCGCCACGACCTCGCCGCGCCGCAGCCGCTCGGCGGTGCGGGTGTGGTCCTCGCGGACCACCTCGAAGACGACCCGGTGGCGCGACTGCACCTCGGCGAGCGCGTCGACGAACCAGCCGTAGAGCGCGTCGGCGTTGACGGCGATCGGGAGCGAGGCGTACGACGTCGTGCCGCCGCCGGTCTCCTCCACCAGCTCGGCGACGGCCTCGCGCTCGAGCAGCTCGGTCTGGGTGGCCAGCCGCACCAGCACCTGGCCCGCCTCCGTGGGCTCCAACGGCTTGACGCGGTGGAGCAGCACCCGGCCGATCCGGGTCTCCAGCGCCTTGATGCGCTGGCTCACCGCCGACGGCGTGACGTGCAGCTCGCGAGCGGTCGCCTCGAAGGTGCCGAGGCGCACCGCGACGGCGAGTGTGCGGAGAGCCACAGGGTCGAGCTGGGTGATGTCTTTCATAACAAGACATCCTAATGATTCCTCAGAATAGTTCGCTGGATTGCACCACGCACGCGACCTACCGTTGACCACGTGTTCCAGGTTGCTCTCGCCGGTCTGCTGACCGGACTCGCTCTCATCGTCGCCATCGGCGCGCAGAACGCGTTCCTCCTGCGCCAGGGGATCCGCGGTCAGCACGTGCTGCCGATCGTGCTGACCTGCCTGCTCTCCGACGTCGTGGCGATCACGGCGGGAGTGGCCGGCCTGGGCGTCGTCCTCGAGCGGTGGCCGGGCGTGCTGCCGTTCGCCCAGCTGCTCGGCGGGCTCTACCTGATCGCCTTCGGCCTGCACGCCGCGATGCGCGCGTGGCGGCCGAAGGGGCTCGAGGCGGGCGAGGGCACCGCACTCACCCCGGGCCGCGCTGTGCTCCTGACGCTCGCGCTGACCTGGCTCAACCCGCACTTCTACCTCGACGCGGTGCTGATGCTGGGCACGGTGGCCAACAGCTTCGGCACCGACCGCTGGTGGTTCCTCGCCGGCACCCTCGTCGCGAGCCTGCTGTGGTTCTTCGGACTGGGCTACGGGGCACGGCTGCTGCGCGGCCTGTTCGCCCGCCCGGCCGCCTGGCGCGTGCTGGACTCGACGATCGCGGTGGTCATGGGCGCCCTCGGCGTGGGGCTGCTCGCGCACTGACCCCTATCGGTCGGCGAACGCCAGGTCGCGCTCGGCCAGCGCCTCCGCGAGACGGGTGATCGCCATCGGGCCGACGCCGTGCATCGCGGCCAGCTCGTCAGCGCTGCGGGTGGCCACCTGCTCGAGCGTGGTCAGCCCCGCCCCGCGCAGCGCCCGGGTCGCGGGCGCCCCGATGCTCCTCGGCAGCGGCGTGCCCTCCTCGCGGGGGGCGCGCTCGCGCGGTGCCGGCAGCCCGGCGTCGACCACCGCCTCGCCTCGCGGGGACAGCAGGTAGCCGATCGCCAGCGACTCGGTGAGGCCGAGCTCCTTGAGCTTGCGCACGTCCTTCTTGAAGTCGGCCGTCTCGCGGCCGACCCGGGCCGCGAGGTCGGGGGCGCGCACCGTCGGGTTGAGGTCGATCAGGTCGAGGGTCTCGCGCGTCCACGGCCCGGTGGACGAGGCGGCGTCGAGGCGGTCGAGGCGGGCGTTGATGGCCGCGATCTCGTCGGCGTCCGGCACGGTGGAGCGCAGCGTCTCACGGGGGTCCGGACCGGCGTACGCCAGCCCGATGCGCCACGCCGGGTCGTCCGGGCGCGCCGCCAGCGCCTGCTTCAGCGCCGCGAGCGACTGTGCTCCGGCGCGGCGGGCGTCCTCGGCGCGCAGGCTCGACACGCTGACCTCCTCGACGGAGGTCACCTCGACGACCCCGACGGCCGTGCGCATCCGGGTGCCGACCACCACGCGGGGCCGGGCCCAGCGACGGAACGCCAGGTCCACGGTCCCGGCCTTGATCGCGGCCAGCTCGGCCGGTCGGATCATCATGGCGCCGAGTCTCCCACCGGCGGCCGCGCCGTCTCCAGCGCCCGCCCCGCGCGCCGGGCGCGGTCAGAGGTTGCCGCGGGCGTCCTGCTCGCGCTCGATGGCCTCGAAGAGCGCCTTGAAGTTGCCCTTGCCGAAGCCGAGCGAGCCGTGGCGCTCGATGAGCTCGAAGAACACCGTGGGCCGGTCGCCGAGGGGCTTGGTGAAGATCTGGAGCAGGTAGCCGTCCTCGTCGCGGTCGACGAGGATGCCGCGCTTCTGCAGCTCCTCGATCGGCACCCGCACCTCGCCGATGCGCGCGCGCAGCTCGGGGTCCTCGTAGTAGGAGTCCGGGGTGTTGAGGAACTCCACGCCGTTGGCACGCAGGGCGTCGACGGTGGTGAGGATGTCACCGGTGGCGAGCGCGAGGTGCTGGGCGCCGGGGCCGTTGTAGAACTCGAGGTACTCGTCGATCTGCGACTTCTTCTTGGCGATCGCCGGCTCGTTGAGGGGGAACTTCACCCGGTGGTTGCCGTTGGCGACGACCTTCGACATCAGCGCGGAGTAGTCGGTGGCGATGTCGTCGCCGATGAACTCGGCCATGTTCACGAAGCCCATCACCTTGTTGTAGAAGGTGACCCACTCGTCCATCCGCCCGAGCTCGACGTTGCCGACGATGTGGTCGAGGGCCTGGAACAGGCGCTTGGGCTGGTCGGGCTTCTTCTCCCAGCGCGGCGCGACGGGAACGTAGCCGGGGAGGTAGGGGCCGGCGTAGGTCTCGCCGTCGACGGTGCGCTGCACGAGCGTGTGGCGGGTCTCGCCGTAGGTCGCGATCGCGGCGACGCGGACCTTGCCGTGCTCGTCGGCCACGGTCTGCGGCTCCACGAGCACCGTCGCGCCGGCCCGGCGGGCCTGGGCGATGCACTGGTCGACGTCGGGCACCTCGAGGGCGATGTCGACGACGCCGTCGCCGTGCCGGGCGTGGTGGGCGATGAGGTCGCTGTCGGGCGCGACGGCGCCGCTCAGCACGAACTTGATCGAGCCCGACTTCAAGACGTAGGACTTGTGGTCGCGGTTGCCGTTCTCCGGGCCGGAGTAGGCGATGAGGTCCATGCCCCAGGCCGAGGCGTAGTAGTGCGCGGCCTGGGTGGCGTTGCCGACCACGAAGCAGATCGCGTCCCACCCGGTCACCGGGAACGGGTCGGCGTCGGCGTCGTACTCCACGAGGCCGACGAGCTGGCGCAGCTGCTCGAGGGAGAGGTCGGCCTTCATCTCGTCCACGGTCAGGGCGCCGCCGGTCGAGGCGATGTCAGTCGTCATGGTCCGAACCCTGCCCACCGACGGCACAATGTGCAACAGTACGCCGAAACATCGAGCAGACTGCCCAACCAAGGGAGCCTGATGGACGAGATCGAC
The sequence above is drawn from the Nocardioides sp. zg-1228 genome and encodes:
- a CDS encoding DUF1697 domain-containing protein; its protein translation is MPTYIAFLRAINLGAKRKFPKDAIRAATEAAGGTDVETYINTGNVRLTHPARSVAKVQAVLEQAYAAEAGFEVPTVVFTAPDLAALTARGEELHARHDPAGQHYVSLYADPPPAAAVDAVHALAHAGETVVVDGRAAYVLLDGDIHTSRVMAAKELAALGRGTARTIKVLRTVTQKWC
- a CDS encoding LysR family transcriptional regulator ArgP, coding for MKDITQLDPVALRTLAVAVRLGTFEATARELHVTPSAVSQRIKALETRIGRVLLHRVKPLEPTEAGQVLVRLATQTELLEREAVAELVEETGGGTTSYASLPIAVNADALYGWFVDALAEVQSRHRVVFEVVREDHTRTAERLRRGEVVAAITGEPKPVPGCRVVRLGRLRYAAVSTRDFHAAHFADGVASGSLGEAPIVAFDRNDSLQHDFIRRVTRRHLAPPVTYVPSVREFDRAIRVGMGWGLLPESDVVDELDRGDLVELVPGRRPEVPLFWQHWRLGSALVDDLTDAVVGAARGWMAG
- a CDS encoding LysE/ArgO family amino acid transporter, yielding MFQVALAGLLTGLALIVAIGAQNAFLLRQGIRGQHVLPIVLTCLLSDVVAITAGVAGLGVVLERWPGVLPFAQLLGGLYLIAFGLHAAMRAWRPKGLEAGEGTALTPGRAVLLTLALTWLNPHFYLDAVLMLGTVANSFGTDRWWFLAGTLVASLLWFFGLGYGARLLRGLFARPAAWRVLDSTIAVVMGALGVGLLAH
- the hppD gene encoding 4-hydroxyphenylpyruvate dioxygenase, whose amino-acid sequence is MTTDIASTGGALTVDEMKADLSLEQLRQLVGLVEYDADADPFPVTGWDAICFVVGNATQAAHYYASAWGMDLIAYSGPENGNRDHKSYVLKSGSIKFVLSGAVAPDSDLIAHHARHGDGVVDIALEVPDVDQCIAQARRAGATVLVEPQTVADEHGKVRVAAIATYGETRHTLVQRTVDGETYAGPYLPGYVPVAPRWEKKPDQPKRLFQALDHIVGNVELGRMDEWVTFYNKVMGFVNMAEFIGDDIATDYSALMSKVVANGNHRVKFPLNEPAIAKKKSQIDEYLEFYNGPGAQHLALATGDILTTVDALRANGVEFLNTPDSYYEDPELRARIGEVRVPIEELQKRGILVDRDEDGYLLQIFTKPLGDRPTVFFELIERHGSLGFGKGNFKALFEAIEREQDARGNL